Proteins co-encoded in one Chitinophagales bacterium genomic window:
- a CDS encoding MFS transporter translates to MPAVHQPYASFQIKDFRLYLSARMFLTMALQMQAVIVGWQVYSFTNDPLSLGLIGLAEAIPYITASLFGGHVADTVTRKKLIIVFSVLLLLCSACLFFFTLPCSPFLERYQTLPVYIIIFLIGIGRGFLAPAITAFFAQIVPRNLFANGITWISNTWQVAAISGPAIGGLIYGFVGISWAYGTLCVFLLLYVLLMLFIPSRPLPESGGKEPLMQGLTAGIRFVFKNPVVLSTLSLDLFAVLFGGAIAMLPVFAADVLLVGPEGLGVMRAAPFVGSVLTGLFIAHRPPMKKAGINLLTAVAGFGVATICFALSTDFYVSLFLLMLTGAFDNVSVIIRGTILQLMTPDHMRGRVSAVNNVFVGSSNEIGAFESGVAAKLLGLVPSVIFGGSMTVLIVILTAFLSPAILKLNMQKVQELKHELQ, encoded by the coding sequence ATGCCCGCCGTACATCAGCCGTATGCTTCGTTTCAGATAAAAGATTTCCGGCTGTATCTGTCTGCCCGCATGTTTCTGACGATGGCGCTGCAGATGCAGGCAGTGATTGTAGGCTGGCAGGTTTATTCTTTTACCAATGATCCGCTTTCCTTAGGATTGATCGGTCTTGCTGAAGCAATACCTTATATTACTGCATCGCTGTTTGGCGGGCATGTTGCTGATACCGTTACAAGAAAAAAACTGATCATTGTTTTTTCTGTGCTGCTGCTGCTTTGTTCGGCATGCCTGTTTTTCTTCACGTTGCCATGCAGCCCTTTTCTTGAAAGGTATCAGACGCTGCCTGTCTATATCATAATTTTTCTGATTGGCATCGGCAGGGGTTTTCTTGCGCCGGCCATCACTGCTTTCTTTGCGCAAATCGTACCCCGTAATCTTTTTGCCAATGGCATAACCTGGATCTCCAACACCTGGCAGGTTGCTGCTATTAGCGGGCCGGCCATTGGCGGATTAATTTATGGTTTTGTCGGCATCAGCTGGGCTTACGGAACACTGTGTGTTTTTCTTTTGCTGTATGTCTTGCTCATGTTATTCATCCCATCAAGGCCTTTGCCGGAAAGCGGCGGCAAGGAACCGCTGATGCAAGGGCTAACAGCCGGAATCAGGTTCGTTTTTAAAAATCCGGTTGTGCTGAGTACGTTGTCGCTTGATCTTTTTGCCGTTCTATTCGGCGGAGCCATAGCCATGTTGCCCGTATTCGCGGCAGATGTGTTGCTGGTAGGGCCGGAAGGATTGGGTGTGATGCGGGCGGCTCCGTTCGTTGGTTCTGTGCTTACCGGATTATTTATTGCACATCGTCCTCCTATGAAGAAAGCCGGCATAAACCTGCTGACGGCTGTTGCCGGATTTGGCGTGGCGACTATTTGCTTTGCGCTGTCTACGGACTTTTATGTCTCCCTCTTCCTGCTGATGCTCACCGGCGCGTTTGATAACGTGAGCGTGATCATCCGCGGAACTATTCTGCAACTGATGACACCGGACCATATGCGGGGCCGTGTTTCAGCAGTAAATAATGTGTTTGTTGGTTCATCGAATGAGATCGGCGCTTTTGAGTCGGGTGTAGCAGCAAAACTGCTTGGCCTCGTTCCATCCGTGATTTTTGGCGGATCTATGACGGTTCTGATTGTTATTCTTACGGCCTTTTTGTCGCCCGCCATCCTGAAACTGAATATGCAAAAGGTTCAGGAGTTGAAGCATGAATTGCAGTGA
- a CDS encoding class I SAM-dependent methyltransferase: protein MKHKEWFETWFDSPYYHVLYQHRDEAEAEHFMDKLLLAMHLSPGARALDVACGKGRHAVYLAEKGMEVTGIDLSWKNIGHAVHYERPNLSFFLHDMRNPFYINYFDVVFNLFTSFGYFETEKENLKAIHSMSMAMKKGGKLVIDFFNAAKISQQLVPHEYIQREGILFLVEKKIQDNMVLKRIYFQDLGRSFEFEERVQSLRYADFERLFRQNGLKITSVYGDYQLHPFEEPLSDRMIIVAEKT from the coding sequence ATGAAGCATAAAGAATGGTTTGAAACATGGTTCGATTCGCCTTATTATCACGTTCTGTATCAGCACAGGGATGAAGCCGAAGCAGAGCATTTTATGGATAAACTGTTATTGGCTATGCACCTTTCACCCGGAGCAAGGGCACTGGATGTGGCCTGCGGGAAAGGCAGGCATGCCGTGTACCTGGCGGAAAAGGGAATGGAAGTAACGGGTATCGATCTTTCGTGGAAAAATATTGGCCATGCTGTACACTATGAAAGACCGAACCTCTCTTTCTTCCTGCATGATATGCGCAACCCGTTTTACATCAACTATTTCGATGTTGTTTTTAACCTCTTTACCAGCTTTGGTTATTTTGAAACGGAAAAGGAAAATCTGAAAGCCATACACTCCATGAGCATGGCCATGAAAAAAGGCGGCAAACTGGTAATCGATTTTTTTAATGCTGCCAAAATATCGCAGCAGCTGGTACCACATGAGTATATCCAGCGGGAAGGCATCCTCTTCCTGGTAGAAAAAAAAATTCAGGATAACATGGTGCTGAAACGAATCTACTTCCAGGACCTTGGCAGATCTTTCGAATTTGAGGAACGCGTGCAATCGCTCCGCTATGCGGATTTTGAGCGGTTGTTCAGGCAAAACGGTTTGAAGATCACCTCAGTGTATGGCGACTATCAGCTGCATCCGTTTGAAGAACCTCTCTCCGATCGGATGATCATTGTCGCTGAGAAAACCTGA
- the rpmB gene encoding 50S ribosomal protein L28, translating to MSKVCEVTGKKSMSGHKVSHSNIKSNRRFMPNLQKKRFFIPEENRWIELKISTSAIRTINKKGISAVLKEMKEKGVAV from the coding sequence ATGTCGAAAGTTTGTGAAGTAACCGGAAAGAAATCGATGAGCGGCCATAAAGTGTCGCATTCCAACATCAAATCAAACCGCCGTTTCATGCCGAATCTGCAGAAGAAACGGTTTTTCATACCGGAAGAAAACCGCTGGATTGAGCTTAAGATCTCTACAAGTGCTATTCGCACGATTAACAAAAAAGGGATTTCGGCTGTGTTGAAAGAGATGAAAGAAAAGGGTGTTGCTGTATAA
- a CDS encoding ZIP family metal transporter produces the protein MNITGFIILIAAPLIGGSAALLLRKNSREQYKLVLSFSGAFLFSITLIHLFPVVFANNEYAGAYVLAGFFIQIFLEQLTHGIEHGHFHEHLENNTYLLALVVGLTIHSLLDGIPLSNHQMLDQEHHSLLYGIAIHKIPEGFALASVLLFSNFKKISVMIFVGLFSLVAPAAVLLSNQFSTVDAHAFSIVVAMAVGSFLHVSTTILFESESGQHLFGRKKIAAILLGAGIALLTM, from the coding sequence ATGAACATCACCGGTTTCATCATACTGATCGCGGCGCCACTGATTGGCGGCAGCGCTGCACTGTTGCTCCGTAAAAACAGCAGGGAGCAATATAAACTGGTATTAAGCTTCAGTGGCGCGTTTTTATTCAGCATCACCCTCATTCACCTGTTTCCCGTTGTATTTGCCAATAATGAATATGCCGGTGCCTATGTGCTTGCCGGATTTTTTATCCAGATCTTCCTGGAGCAACTTACCCATGGCATAGAACACGGCCACTTTCATGAACACCTTGAAAACAACACTTACCTGCTTGCCTTGGTGGTTGGCTTAACAATACATTCGCTGCTGGATGGCATTCCGCTGTCTAATCATCAGATGCTGGATCAGGAACATCACTCCTTACTATATGGCATCGCCATCCATAAGATACCGGAAGGCTTCGCTCTGGCTTCGGTACTCCTGTTTTCCAATTTTAAGAAGATCAGCGTGATGATCTTTGTTGGTTTATTTTCACTCGTGGCACCGGCTGCCGTCTTGCTCTCCAATCAGTTCAGCACCGTTGATGCACATGCCTTTTCAATTGTGGTGGCCATGGCCGTAGGTTCCTTCCTCCATGTCTCCACCACCATACTTTTTGAATCTGAATCCGGGCAACATCTGTTCGGGCGCAAAAAAATTGCCGCAATCCTGCTGGGCGCGGGCATTGCTTTGCTCACCATGTAA
- the glmM gene encoding phosphoglucosamine mutase, whose product MTLIKSISGIRGTIGGSTGDNLTPADIVKFTAAFSMLLQSRSKNRRVVIGRDARPSGEMVSALVASTLNAMGLDVTDLGLSTTPTVEMAVVQEKAAGGIIITASHNTVEWNALKLLNSKGEFISADDGKKLLLLAESAGFRFAPVHQLGTYRQDNSYLEKHIKKILSLKRVNVKAIRARKYRIVVDAVNSSGGIAIPALLKALGVKEVITMHCEPTGNFAHNPEPLPVNLKDLSRKVISSKADLGIAVDPDVDRLALVSEDGNMFGEEYTLVAVADYVLKHKKGNTVSNLSSTRALRDITEMAGGRYSAAAVGEVNVVEKMKAVKAVIGGEGNGGIIYPALHYGRDALAGVALFLSHLATSGKKSSALRASYPDYVISKNKIQLTPGVKIDKLFKRMQRKYAREQLNTEDGLKIEFKNNSWVHLRRSNTEPIIRIYAEAKWLYEADALAERMIDDIRAMLEQRR is encoded by the coding sequence TTGACACTCATTAAATCCATTTCAGGTATCAGGGGAACGATCGGTGGCAGCACCGGCGATAACCTTACGCCTGCTGATATTGTAAAATTTACAGCGGCCTTTAGCATGCTGCTGCAAAGCCGTTCAAAAAACAGGCGGGTTGTTATCGGGCGCGATGCGCGTCCATCGGGCGAAATGGTGTCGGCCCTGGTTGCATCTACCCTTAATGCTATGGGATTGGACGTGACTGACCTTGGACTGTCCACCACACCAACGGTGGAGATGGCAGTGGTGCAGGAGAAGGCTGCGGGAGGAATCATCATCACTGCCAGTCATAACACGGTGGAATGGAATGCGCTAAAGCTCCTGAACAGCAAAGGCGAATTTATTTCCGCTGATGACGGAAAAAAGCTGCTGCTGCTGGCCGAATCGGCGGGCTTCCGCTTTGCACCGGTCCATCAGCTTGGCACCTACCGGCAAGACAACAGCTACCTCGAAAAGCACATTAAAAAAATATTGTCGCTTAAGCGGGTAAACGTAAAAGCAATACGCGCCAGGAAATACCGCATTGTGGTGGATGCGGTGAACAGCAGCGGTGGTATTGCCATACCGGCATTGCTGAAGGCGCTGGGAGTAAAGGAAGTCATTACAATGCACTGTGAGCCTACGGGAAATTTTGCCCACAATCCTGAGCCCTTGCCTGTAAATCTGAAGGACTTATCGCGTAAAGTAATTAGCAGCAAGGCTGATCTTGGCATTGCCGTGGATCCTGATGTAGATCGCCTGGCACTGGTAAGTGAAGATGGCAACATGTTCGGCGAAGAATACACACTCGTTGCCGTTGCGGATTATGTGCTGAAACATAAAAAGGGAAATACGGTTTCCAATCTCTCTTCCACCAGGGCTTTGCGCGACATTACCGAAATGGCCGGCGGCAGGTACAGCGCGGCGGCGGTCGGTGAAGTGAACGTAGTGGAGAAGATGAAAGCGGTAAAAGCAGTCATCGGCGGAGAGGGGAATGGCGGAATCATTTACCCTGCGCTGCATTATGGCCGCGACGCATTGGCAGGCGTAGCCCTCTTTCTTTCTCACCTGGCCACATCCGGAAAGAAATCATCAGCACTCAGGGCTTCTTACCCGGATTATGTAATATCGAAGAACAAGATTCAGCTTACGCCGGGCGTAAAAATCGATAAGCTCTTCAAACGGATGCAAAGAAAGTATGCGCGTGAGCAACTGAATACCGAGGACGGGTTGAAAATAGAATTCAAAAACAACAGCTGGGTTCATTTACGCCGTTCCAATACAGAACCTATCATTCGAATTTATGCCGAAGCAAAATGGTTGTACGAAGCAGATGCGCTGGCAGAAAGGATGATAGATGATATCCGGGCCATGCTGGAACAAAGAAGGTAG
- a CDS encoding DUF4295 domain-containing protein — translation MAKDAGKVSKNAKVVKDAAQSAASKAFVRVIVSERSDKTGAYVFKEKMIHKDKVKEFLANGQ, via the coding sequence ATGGCAAAAGATGCAGGTAAAGTATCCAAAAACGCAAAAGTGGTAAAAGATGCCGCGCAATCAGCAGCATCCAAAGCCTTTGTTCGTGTGATCGTTTCTGAACGCTCCGATAAAACAGGCGCTTATGTTTTTAAAGAGAAAATGATCCATAAAGACAAAGTGAAGGAGTTCCTGGCCAACGGTCAATAA
- a CDS encoding phosphatase PAP2 family protein: MDSILQFDRQFFFLINGQLQNPFFDFIMPFVRDKNFWIPLYVLLVFYFLRRFKKKSWVPLLSAAITVVLTDQLSSSVIKPLVHRLRPCNDPSITSQVHLLVGCGSGFSFVSSHAANHFGIACFLIVLLHDRFKWITAAAIAWAALVCFAQVYVGLHYPFDILGGALIGIATGTTTGIICKRILGGHQPHAFQK; this comes from the coding sequence TTGGATTCTATCCTTCAATTTGACCGGCAGTTTTTTTTCCTGATCAACGGGCAGCTTCAAAACCCGTTTTTTGATTTTATCATGCCCTTTGTACGTGATAAAAATTTCTGGATCCCATTGTATGTTTTACTGGTGTTTTACTTTCTCCGGCGATTCAAAAAAAAGTCATGGGTGCCACTTTTGTCAGCCGCCATTACCGTAGTGCTGACGGACCAGTTGAGCAGCAGTGTGATTAAACCACTTGTTCACCGGCTGCGTCCATGCAATGATCCTTCGATTACTTCTCAGGTGCATCTGTTGGTTGGTTGCGGAAGTGGTTTCAGCTTTGTTTCCTCACATGCTGCCAATCATTTCGGGATTGCCTGTTTCCTTATAGTGCTGCTGCACGACCGCTTTAAGTGGATTACGGCCGCTGCCATTGCCTGGGCAGCCCTTGTGTGTTTCGCACAGGTCTATGTAGGGTTGCACTATCCGTTTGATATACTTGGCGGGGCTTTGATTGGCATTGCAACAGGTACAACCACAGGAATAATTTGTAAAAGAATACTGGGAGGTCATCAGCCACACGCTTTTCAAAAATGA
- a CDS encoding acyl-CoA reductase — translation MNLAQRKESLIQLAGKLHPESPAVQDIAAKAYEHNRWFTPENIFRMLTNISEQFLQEEKLEQWISAYKIREHRHPKTVGLIMAGNIPLVGFHDLLCVMISGHKALVKLSSKDNILLPWLLERLYEADDYWRSAMVISDLLTGMDAAIATGSNNSSRYFNYYLSKYPHIIRKNRGSVAVITGHETSVSLQQLGIDIFSYFGLGCRNVSKLLVPAEYSFDRLFESLEPFRSVIDHHKYKNNFDYNLTLLLMNRQPHFHNDFVILREDARIVSQVATLHYERYADEAALREKLLQEEAAIQCIAGEGYVGFGKTQAPELWDYADHIDTLQFLNEL, via the coding sequence ATGAATTTAGCACAACGAAAAGAATCACTTATACAGCTCGCCGGCAAGCTTCATCCGGAGTCACCGGCCGTGCAGGATATTGCAGCCAAAGCATATGAGCATAACAGGTGGTTTACTCCTGAAAATATATTCCGCATGCTCACCAACATCAGCGAACAGTTTTTACAGGAGGAAAAACTGGAACAATGGATCTCCGCATATAAGATCAGAGAACACAGGCATCCAAAAACCGTGGGGCTGATCATGGCAGGCAATATTCCGCTGGTAGGGTTTCATGATTTGCTCTGCGTGATGATTTCCGGTCACAAGGCCCTTGTTAAACTTTCTTCAAAAGATAATATCCTGCTGCCATGGTTGCTGGAAAGGCTTTATGAAGCAGATGACTACTGGCGTTCCGCGATGGTGATTAGCGATTTGCTGACAGGAATGGATGCCGCTATAGCCACCGGTTCAAACAATTCGTCTCGCTACTTCAATTACTACCTGTCGAAATACCCGCACATCATCCGCAAAAACCGCGGATCAGTGGCAGTGATTACAGGCCATGAAACAAGCGTCTCCCTGCAGCAACTGGGTATCGATATCTTTTCCTATTTCGGACTCGGATGCAGAAACGTATCCAAGCTGTTGGTACCTGCGGAATATTCATTCGACCGCTTATTCGAATCGCTGGAACCGTTTCGTTCGGTGATTGATCATCATAAATACAAAAACAACTTCGATTACAATTTAACCTTGCTGCTGATGAACCGGCAACCGCATTTCCATAATGATTTTGTTATTCTGCGGGAAGACGCGCGCATTGTTTCTCAGGTAGCCACTTTACATTACGAACGGTATGCGGATGAAGCTGCGCTCCGGGAAAAACTACTGCAGGAGGAAGCAGCGATACAGTGTATTGCGGGAGAAGGTTATGTTGGATTCGGAAAGACACAAGCACCGGAGTTGTGGGACTATGCTGATCATATTGATACACTTCAGTTCCTGAATGAACTTTAA
- the rpmG gene encoding 50S ribosomal protein L33 has protein sequence MAKKESRVQVILECTEHKTSGMAGTSRYITTKNKKNTPNRIELKKYNPILKKYTVHKEIK, from the coding sequence ATGGCAAAGAAAGAAAGCAGGGTGCAGGTAATTCTCGAATGCACAGAGCATAAGACCAGCGGCATGGCGGGAACATCCCGTTACATCACCACCAAAAACAAAAAAAATACACCGAACCGTATTGAATTGAAGAAATATAATCCCATTCTGAAGAAGTATACCGTTCATAAAGAAATTAAATAA
- the ftsY gene encoding signal recognition particle-docking protein FtsY produces the protein MALFKFFSKEKKEDLDKGLEKTKESFFTKMAKAVAGKSTIDDAALDDVEEALIASDVGVETTVKIIKRLEERVARDKYLNTNDLTRILKEVIVQLLSESADASSGDFEIPSAIHPYVMMVVGVNGVGKTTTIGKLAHQFKQQGKSVLLGAADTFRAAAVDQLTIWSERAGVPIVKQPTGADPAAVAFDTLQSGVSRGADVIIIDTAGRLHNKINLMNELGKIKRVMQKVMPDAPHEVLLVLDASTGQNAIEQAKQFTAVTEVTAIALTKLDGTAKGGVVIGIADQFKIPVKYIGVGEKINQLQVFDRDAFVDSLFAGKD, from the coding sequence ATGGCACTGTTTAAGTTTTTTAGCAAGGAGAAGAAGGAAGATCTTGACAAAGGGCTGGAAAAAACAAAGGAAAGTTTCTTCACGAAAATGGCAAAGGCAGTGGCCGGCAAGTCGACCATTGATGATGCTGCGCTGGATGATGTGGAAGAGGCGCTGATTGCTTCTGATGTGGGAGTGGAAACAACCGTGAAGATTATCAAACGCCTTGAAGAAAGGGTTGCCCGTGATAAATACCTGAACACAAATGACCTCACCCGTATTCTGAAAGAAGTGATAGTGCAGCTTTTATCAGAATCCGCAGACGCATCCTCTGGAGATTTTGAAATTCCTTCCGCTATCCATCCTTATGTAATGATGGTGGTGGGCGTGAATGGCGTTGGGAAGACCACCACCATCGGAAAGCTGGCGCATCAGTTCAAACAACAGGGGAAAAGCGTTTTGCTTGGTGCTGCTGATACCTTTCGTGCTGCAGCCGTAGACCAGCTTACCATCTGGAGTGAACGGGCCGGAGTTCCTATCGTGAAACAGCCAACCGGTGCTGATCCGGCTGCTGTGGCGTTCGATACACTGCAGTCCGGCGTGAGCCGCGGCGCAGATGTGATCATTATTGATACGGCCGGCCGGCTGCACAATAAAATAAATCTCATGAATGAGTTGGGCAAGATCAAGCGTGTGATGCAGAAGGTAATGCCAGACGCGCCGCATGAAGTGCTGCTGGTACTTGATGCCTCTACCGGACAGAATGCCATTGAGCAGGCAAAGCAATTTACGGCGGTAACGGAAGTGACAGCCATCGCCCTCACCAAGCTGGACGGCACTGCCAAAGGCGGCGTGGTGATTGGCATTGCCGATCAGTTCAAAATTCCAGTAAAGTATATTGGCGTGGGAGAAAAAATCAATCAGTTGCAGGTATTCGACCGCGATGCTTTTGTTGACTCATTGTTTGCCGGGAAGGATTAA
- a CDS encoding isoprenylcysteine carboxylmethyltransferase family protein: MVKFGNLIFHNRNFLFPVFYVMLFIPSPPLFHNYVTASITGLLIAMAGEGLRGLTIGLVYIIRAGRQRRIYAEGLFTSGLYAHCRNPLYIGNIMILLGLGVVANSLLFLLIFVPLFTFLYQSIVLAEEDFLMGKFGEAYTAYCKSANRWFPKMQGLLTTITEMDFKWKRVFIEEYNSTYIWLTGAVLLIMKNYFQQEGSDAFAGSLPYFIAVLLLLLLCYLLIRYLKKSGTWKGD; this comes from the coding sequence ATGGTAAAGTTTGGAAATCTGATTTTTCACAACCGTAACTTTTTGTTTCCGGTTTTCTACGTCATGCTCTTTATCCCATCGCCGCCGCTATTCCATAACTATGTTACCGCCAGTATTACGGGCCTGCTCATTGCCATGGCGGGAGAAGGTTTGCGCGGGCTGACCATCGGACTCGTTTACATCATTCGCGCTGGCAGGCAACGGCGTATCTATGCAGAAGGATTATTTACCTCCGGATTGTATGCGCATTGCCGTAACCCATTGTACATTGGCAATATCATGATTTTGCTGGGACTTGGTGTGGTTGCCAACTCGCTGCTTTTCCTCCTGATCTTTGTCCCGCTCTTTACTTTTCTTTACCAGTCAATCGTGCTGGCGGAAGAAGATTTCCTAATGGGGAAATTCGGGGAGGCCTATACAGCGTACTGTAAGAGCGCCAACCGCTGGTTTCCGAAAATGCAAGGCCTGCTGACCACAATCACCGAAATGGATTTTAAGTGGAAAAGGGTCTTTATTGAAGAATACAATTCAACCTACATCTGGCTGACAGGAGCTGTTTTACTGATCATGAAAAATTATTTTCAGCAGGAAGGCAGTGATGCCTTTGCAGGAAGCCTGCCGTATTTCATTGCTGTACTGTTGTTATTGCTGCTGTGTTATTTGCTGATCCGTTATCTTAAAAAGTCAGGAACCTGGAAGGGAGATTAG
- a CDS encoding enoyl-CoA hydratase/isomerase family protein: MSFEFIVVQPQEEKHIALIRLNRPKELNALNRKLMTELKEALQQLDEDDDVRVIIITGNERAFAAGADIKEMATASAIELFKLDQFSTWEQVKKTRKPLIAAVSGFALGGGCELMMHCDMIVASETTMIGQPEIKLGVMPGAGGTQRLTRVAGKALAMELILTGRSLTADEALRAGLINKVVPVELFLQEAFKMARLVAEHSTIALQLAKDAVLQAFNTTLDEGLLLERKNFYLCFASADQKEGMLAFMEKRKPEFKDR, from the coding sequence ATGTCATTTGAATTCATCGTCGTACAACCGCAGGAGGAAAAGCACATTGCCCTGATCCGCCTCAACAGGCCTAAAGAACTGAATGCTTTGAACAGAAAGCTGATGACCGAACTGAAAGAAGCTCTGCAGCAGCTGGATGAAGATGACGATGTTCGTGTCATCATCATCACCGGCAATGAGCGTGCCTTTGCCGCCGGTGCCGACATCAAAGAGATGGCCACTGCTTCTGCCATAGAACTTTTCAAACTTGACCAGTTCAGTACCTGGGAGCAGGTGAAGAAAACAAGAAAGCCGCTTATTGCCGCAGTTTCCGGTTTCGCGCTGGGCGGTGGCTGTGAACTGATGATGCACTGTGACATGATTGTTGCCAGCGAAACCACCATGATCGGACAACCGGAAATAAAACTCGGTGTGATGCCGGGCGCCGGTGGCACACAAAGACTTACGAGGGTTGCCGGCAAGGCGCTGGCCATGGAACTTATACTCACGGGCCGTTCGCTGACGGCAGATGAAGCGCTGCGCGCCGGATTGATCAATAAGGTGGTGCCTGTTGAATTATTCCTGCAGGAAGCTTTCAAAATGGCAAGGCTGGTGGCCGAACATTCGACCATTGCTTTACAGCTTGCTAAAGATGCCGTGCTGCAGGCATTCAACACCACTTTGGATGAAGGCCTGTTGCTGGAAAGGAAAAATTTCTATCTCTGCTTTGCTTCGGCAGATCAGAAAGAAGGCATGCTTGCCTTCATGGAAAAAAGGAAGCCGGAATTTAAAGACCGTTAA
- a CDS encoding cysteine desulfurase, whose amino-acid sequence MRIYFDNAATTEMDREVINAMLPFMESHYGNPSAIHFFGRETRAAIEKARKTVAKCLHATPSEIFFTSGGTESNNMAIRCGVQAYGIRHIITSPIEHHCVMHTTEALAKEGLVQLHYVKVDEKGRFDLLHLEELLHTINERCLVSLMHANNEIGTMMDIEETGAICKKYNAIFHCDTVQTVAHFPFDLEKTPVHFIAGAAHKFHGPKGTGFLYIHHSIKIPPFIHGGAQERNMRAGTENVYGIVGLAKAMEMGYEHLEESSTYISEIRNYMKDTLRSNFPGILFNGDVDGSSLYTVLNASFPLNNKSQLLLFNLDMAGVCASSGSACSSGSNQNSHVLEAIHADINRVAIRFSFSKNNRKEEVDFVMAKLKELAEEPAAV is encoded by the coding sequence ATGAGAATTTATTTCGACAATGCCGCCACCACAGAGATGGACCGCGAGGTGATCAATGCCATGCTGCCGTTTATGGAATCCCATTACGGCAATCCTTCCGCCATTCATTTCTTCGGACGTGAAACACGTGCCGCCATCGAAAAGGCACGAAAGACCGTTGCGAAATGCCTGCATGCGACACCATCGGAGATATTTTTTACTTCCGGCGGAACAGAATCCAACAACATGGCGATCAGGTGTGGTGTGCAGGCGTATGGAATCAGGCATATCATCACATCGCCGATTGAACATCATTGCGTGATGCATACCACCGAAGCACTGGCAAAAGAAGGGCTGGTGCAGTTACACTATGTAAAAGTGGATGAAAAAGGGCGGTTCGATCTCCTTCACCTCGAAGAGCTGCTGCATACCATTAACGAAAGATGCCTGGTATCGCTCATGCATGCCAACAATGAGATCGGCACCATGATGGATATTGAAGAAACAGGCGCCATCTGTAAAAAGTATAATGCAATATTTCATTGTGATACGGTGCAAACGGTGGCGCATTTTCCATTTGACCTGGAGAAGACGCCGGTTCATTTTATTGCCGGCGCGGCGCATAAGTTTCACGGCCCTAAAGGCACCGGATTTCTATACATCCACCATTCCATCAAAATCCCACCATTCATTCACGGTGGTGCACAGGAAAGGAATATGCGGGCAGGCACCGAAAATGTTTATGGCATAGTCGGGCTTGCAAAAGCAATGGAAATGGGTTACGAACACCTGGAGGAATCGAGCACCTACATCAGCGAGATAAGAAATTATATGAAAGATACGCTCAGGAGCAATTTTCCAGGCATCCTGTTTAATGGCGATGTGGATGGCAGTAGTCTCTATACCGTTTTAAACGCTTCCTTCCCCCTGAATAATAAGTCGCAGCTGCTGCTGTTCAACCTGGATATGGCCGGTGTCTGTGCATCGAGCGGCAGTGCCTGCAGTTCGGGCAGCAACCAAAACTCACATGTGCTGGAAGCGATACATGCCGATATCAACAGGGTGGCTATCCGGTTTTCATTTTCAAAAAACAACCGGAAAGAGGAAGTGGATTTTGTGATGGCGAAGCTGAAAGAACTGGCGGAAGAACCGGCAGCAGTGTAA
- a CDS encoding 4Fe-4S dicluster domain-containing protein: protein MAIRITEECINCGACEPECPNNAIYEGGAEWAVADGTTVKGSVTLLDGTVVDADQRFPPIADDVYYIVPNKCTECEGFHEEPQCAAVCPVDCCVPDPDHVETKEQLLEKKAKMHI, encoded by the coding sequence ATGGCTATTCGAATCACAGAGGAATGTATTAACTGCGGAGCTTGCGAACCGGAGTGTCCCAACAATGCGATTTATGAAGGCGGCGCCGAATGGGCTGTTGCCGATGGAACAACCGTGAAGGGAAGTGTTACCTTGCTTGATGGCACTGTAGTGGATGCTGATCAGCGTTTTCCGCCGATTGCCGACGATGTATATTACATTGTTCCCAATAAATGTACTGAATGTGAAGGATTTCATGAGGAACCGCAATGCGCGGCAGTATGCCCCGTCGATTGCTGTGTTCCGGATCCGGATCATGTGGAAACCAAGGAACAACTCCTGGAAAAGAAAGCGAAGATGCATATCTGA